Proteins from a genomic interval of Benincasa hispida cultivar B227 chromosome 7, ASM972705v1, whole genome shotgun sequence:
- the LOC120080863 gene encoding probable inactive beta-glucosidase 14 isoform X2 produces the protein MGTKILQFWSYFFLILFLSSHGCFSQNEEEEGIKRSDFPKHFLFGTATSSYQIEGAYNEDGKGVSNWDVFSHIPGKIKNNDTGDVANNHYHRFLEDIESIHSMGMNSYRFSISWTRILPGIEPFVTIHHFDLPFELDQRYGSWMSSQMQEDFVYFAKICFEEFGDRVKHWITINEINQIAKAAYLNGVSPPGHCSPPFGKCLAGNSDIEPLIVVHNMLLAHAKAVNLYRIYFQEKQGGSIGIAAGGNMYEPLTDSEFDKHAAERALIFDFSWVYDPLVYGDYPKEMREILGNQLPSFSDIEKNTIKESLDYIGINHYATLYTKDCLHSTCSFEGSYHPIQGFLETTWYRDDISIRETSEAAFVVVPRGLEEIINYAKERYPNKPIFITENGCSPPLGNGNKVEDILNDTKRIYYHKNYLASLAKALRNGGDVRGYFVWSLMDNFEWANGYTTRYGLLYVDRHTLKRRPKLSAQWFASFLGGNLQQLDKSSSFLNTNASSSLMDA, from the exons ATGGGCACAAAAATCCTTCAATTTTGGTCATATTTTTTCCTCATTCTTTTCCTTTCATCTCATGGATGTTTTTcccaaaatgaagaagaagaaggaatcaAAAGATCAGATTTTCCAAAGCATTTCCTCTTTGGAACTGCCACTTCCTCTTACCAG ATTGAAGGGGCCTATAATGAAGATGGGAAGGGAGTAAGTAATTGGGATGTTTTTTCCCATATTCCAG GAAAGATTAAGAACAACGACACCGGAGACGTTGCCAACAATCACTACCACCGGTTTCTG GAAGATATTGAGTCAATACATTCCATGGGGATGAACAGTTATCGCTTTTCCATTTCTTGGACTCGAATTTTACCTG GCATAGAGCCGTTCGTGACAATTCACCATTTTGATCTTCCATTTGAACTTGACCAAAGATACGGAAGTTGGATGAGCTCTCAAATGCA GGAAGATTTTGTGTATTTTGCAAAAATTTGTTTCGAAGAATTTGGAGACAGAGTGAAGCATTGGATAACGATAAATGAGATAAATCAAATCGCAAAAGCGGCCTACTTAAATGGAGTTTCCCCTCCAGGCCACTGCTCGCCACCTTTTGGAAAATGCTTAGCCGGCAACTCGGATATTGAACCTCTCATTGTTGTACACAACATGTTACTTGCCCATGCCAAGGCTGTTAACCTTTACCGCATCTATTTCCAA GAAAAACAAGGTGGATCCATAGGAATAGCAGCAGGTGGAAATATGTATGAACCATTAACAGACAGCGAATTTGACAAACATGCTGCTGAGAGAGCCTTGATTTTCGACTTTTCCTG GGTGTATGATCCTCTTGTATATGGAGATTATCCTAAGGAAATGAGAGAAATTTTAGGAAACCAACTTCCAAGTTTCTCAGACATTGAGAAAAATACTATAAAAGAAAGTTTGGACTATATTGGCATCAACCACTATGCTACTTTATATACAAAGGATTGTCTTCATTCCACTTGCTCCTTTGAAGGTTCATATCATCCTATACAAGGATTTCTTGAAACTACATGGTATCGAGATGACATTTCCATTAGAGAG ACTAGTGAAGCAGCATTCGTTGTTGTTCCAAGAGGCTTGGAGGAAATAATTAACTATGCTAAAGAAAGGTATCCTAACAAGCCAATCTTTATCACAGAAAACG GTTGTTCTCCACCACTTGGCAATGGTAACAAAGTTGAGGACATTTTAAATGACACAAAACGAATCTATTACCACAAGAATTACCTTGCTTCCTTGGCTAAAGCATTGAG GAATGGTGGTGATGTGAGAGGGTATTTTGTTTGGTCCTTAATGGACAACTTTGAATGGGCTAATGGGTACACCACAAGATATGGGCTTTTGTATGTGGACCGACACACACTTAAGCGTCGGCCCAAACTTTCGGCCCAATGGTTTGCTTCTTTCCTCGGCGGCAACCTACAACAACTTGATAAATCTTCATCCTTCCTCAATACAAATGCCTCTTCCTCCCTCATGGATGCTTAA
- the LOC120080863 gene encoding beta-glucosidase 18-like isoform X3 — MGTKILQFWSYFFLILFLSSHGCFSQNEEEEGIKRSDFPKHFLFGTATSSYQIEGAYNEDGKGVSNWDVFSHIPGKIKNNDTGDVANNHYHRFLEDIESIHSMGMNSYRFSISWTRILPEGRFGKVNRRGITFYNKIIDSLLLKGHCSPPFGKCLAGNSDIEPLIVVHNMLLAHAKAVNLYRIYFQEKQGGSIGIAAGGNMYEPLTDSEFDKHAAERALIFDFSWVYDPLVYGDYPKEMREILGNQLPSFSDIEKNTIKESLDYIGINHYATLYTKDCLHSTCSFEGSYHPIQGFLETTWYRDDISIRETSEAAFVVVPRGLEEIINYAKERYPNKPIFITENGCSPPLGNGNKVEDILNDTKRIYYHKNYLASLAKALRNGGDVRGYFVWSLMDNFEWANGYTTRYGLLYVDRHTLKRRPKLSAQWFASFLGGNLQQLDKSSSFLNTNASSSLMDA, encoded by the exons ATGGGCACAAAAATCCTTCAATTTTGGTCATATTTTTTCCTCATTCTTTTCCTTTCATCTCATGGATGTTTTTcccaaaatgaagaagaagaaggaatcaAAAGATCAGATTTTCCAAAGCATTTCCTCTTTGGAACTGCCACTTCCTCTTACCAG ATTGAAGGGGCCTATAATGAAGATGGGAAGGGAGTAAGTAATTGGGATGTTTTTTCCCATATTCCAG GAAAGATTAAGAACAACGACACCGGAGACGTTGCCAACAATCACTACCACCGGTTTCTG GAAGATATTGAGTCAATACATTCCATGGGGATGAACAGTTATCGCTTTTCCATTTCTTGGACTCGAATTTTACCTG AAGGAAGATTTGGTAAAGTGAACAGAAGAGGGATCACTTTCtacaacaaaatcattgatagtttgttgCTTAAAG GCCACTGCTCGCCACCTTTTGGAAAATGCTTAGCCGGCAACTCGGATATTGAACCTCTCATTGTTGTACACAACATGTTACTTGCCCATGCCAAGGCTGTTAACCTTTACCGCATCTATTTCCAA GAAAAACAAGGTGGATCCATAGGAATAGCAGCAGGTGGAAATATGTATGAACCATTAACAGACAGCGAATTTGACAAACATGCTGCTGAGAGAGCCTTGATTTTCGACTTTTCCTG GGTGTATGATCCTCTTGTATATGGAGATTATCCTAAGGAAATGAGAGAAATTTTAGGAAACCAACTTCCAAGTTTCTCAGACATTGAGAAAAATACTATAAAAGAAAGTTTGGACTATATTGGCATCAACCACTATGCTACTTTATATACAAAGGATTGTCTTCATTCCACTTGCTCCTTTGAAGGTTCATATCATCCTATACAAGGATTTCTTGAAACTACATGGTATCGAGATGACATTTCCATTAGAGAG ACTAGTGAAGCAGCATTCGTTGTTGTTCCAAGAGGCTTGGAGGAAATAATTAACTATGCTAAAGAAAGGTATCCTAACAAGCCAATCTTTATCACAGAAAACG GTTGTTCTCCACCACTTGGCAATGGTAACAAAGTTGAGGACATTTTAAATGACACAAAACGAATCTATTACCACAAGAATTACCTTGCTTCCTTGGCTAAAGCATTGAG GAATGGTGGTGATGTGAGAGGGTATTTTGTTTGGTCCTTAATGGACAACTTTGAATGGGCTAATGGGTACACCACAAGATATGGGCTTTTGTATGTGGACCGACACACACTTAAGCGTCGGCCCAAACTTTCGGCCCAATGGTTTGCTTCTTTCCTCGGCGGCAACCTACAACAACTTGATAAATCTTCATCCTTCCTCAATACAAATGCCTCTTCCTCCCTCATGGATGCTTAA
- the LOC120080863 gene encoding probable inactive beta-glucosidase 14 isoform X1 yields MGTKILQFWSYFFLILFLSSHGCFSQNEEEEGIKRSDFPKHFLFGTATSSYQIEGAYNEDGKGVSNWDVFSHIPGKIKNNDTGDVANNHYHRFLEDIESIHSMGMNSYRFSISWTRILPEGRFGKVNRRGITFYNKIIDSLLLKGIEPFVTIHHFDLPFELDQRYGSWMSSQMQEDFVYFAKICFEEFGDRVKHWITINEINQIAKAAYLNGVSPPGHCSPPFGKCLAGNSDIEPLIVVHNMLLAHAKAVNLYRIYFQEKQGGSIGIAAGGNMYEPLTDSEFDKHAAERALIFDFSWVYDPLVYGDYPKEMREILGNQLPSFSDIEKNTIKESLDYIGINHYATLYTKDCLHSTCSFEGSYHPIQGFLETTWYRDDISIRETSEAAFVVVPRGLEEIINYAKERYPNKPIFITENGCSPPLGNGNKVEDILNDTKRIYYHKNYLASLAKALRNGGDVRGYFVWSLMDNFEWANGYTTRYGLLYVDRHTLKRRPKLSAQWFASFLGGNLQQLDKSSSFLNTNASSSLMDA; encoded by the exons ATGGGCACAAAAATCCTTCAATTTTGGTCATATTTTTTCCTCATTCTTTTCCTTTCATCTCATGGATGTTTTTcccaaaatgaagaagaagaaggaatcaAAAGATCAGATTTTCCAAAGCATTTCCTCTTTGGAACTGCCACTTCCTCTTACCAG ATTGAAGGGGCCTATAATGAAGATGGGAAGGGAGTAAGTAATTGGGATGTTTTTTCCCATATTCCAG GAAAGATTAAGAACAACGACACCGGAGACGTTGCCAACAATCACTACCACCGGTTTCTG GAAGATATTGAGTCAATACATTCCATGGGGATGAACAGTTATCGCTTTTCCATTTCTTGGACTCGAATTTTACCTG AAGGAAGATTTGGTAAAGTGAACAGAAGAGGGATCACTTTCtacaacaaaatcattgatagtttgttgCTTAAAG GCATAGAGCCGTTCGTGACAATTCACCATTTTGATCTTCCATTTGAACTTGACCAAAGATACGGAAGTTGGATGAGCTCTCAAATGCA GGAAGATTTTGTGTATTTTGCAAAAATTTGTTTCGAAGAATTTGGAGACAGAGTGAAGCATTGGATAACGATAAATGAGATAAATCAAATCGCAAAAGCGGCCTACTTAAATGGAGTTTCCCCTCCAGGCCACTGCTCGCCACCTTTTGGAAAATGCTTAGCCGGCAACTCGGATATTGAACCTCTCATTGTTGTACACAACATGTTACTTGCCCATGCCAAGGCTGTTAACCTTTACCGCATCTATTTCCAA GAAAAACAAGGTGGATCCATAGGAATAGCAGCAGGTGGAAATATGTATGAACCATTAACAGACAGCGAATTTGACAAACATGCTGCTGAGAGAGCCTTGATTTTCGACTTTTCCTG GGTGTATGATCCTCTTGTATATGGAGATTATCCTAAGGAAATGAGAGAAATTTTAGGAAACCAACTTCCAAGTTTCTCAGACATTGAGAAAAATACTATAAAAGAAAGTTTGGACTATATTGGCATCAACCACTATGCTACTTTATATACAAAGGATTGTCTTCATTCCACTTGCTCCTTTGAAGGTTCATATCATCCTATACAAGGATTTCTTGAAACTACATGGTATCGAGATGACATTTCCATTAGAGAG ACTAGTGAAGCAGCATTCGTTGTTGTTCCAAGAGGCTTGGAGGAAATAATTAACTATGCTAAAGAAAGGTATCCTAACAAGCCAATCTTTATCACAGAAAACG GTTGTTCTCCACCACTTGGCAATGGTAACAAAGTTGAGGACATTTTAAATGACACAAAACGAATCTATTACCACAAGAATTACCTTGCTTCCTTGGCTAAAGCATTGAG GAATGGTGGTGATGTGAGAGGGTATTTTGTTTGGTCCTTAATGGACAACTTTGAATGGGCTAATGGGTACACCACAAGATATGGGCTTTTGTATGTGGACCGACACACACTTAAGCGTCGGCCCAAACTTTCGGCCCAATGGTTTGCTTCTTTCCTCGGCGGCAACCTACAACAACTTGATAAATCTTCATCCTTCCTCAATACAAATGCCTCTTCCTCCCTCATGGATGCTTAA